In Halovivax gelatinilyticus, the following are encoded in one genomic region:
- a CDS encoding 3-hydroxyacyl-CoA dehydrogenase family protein, translating to MIRDDIDRIGVIGAGTMGSGIAQVAATTGYDVVVRDVEAAYVESGFETIDDSLARLADRDALTESPSTIRDRIDGTTDLEDVADCDVVIEAVLERMDVKREVFADLERICDEDVLLATNTSTLSITSIASALDRPDRVVGLHFMNPVPIMDGVEVVVGEKTTAQAVELAHDLAEEMGKTTWESDDKPGFVTNRILMPWINEGIRAYDEGVASKEDVDAGMELGTNVPMGPLTLADHIGLDVCLHATETLYEELGDRYKPAYLLKRKVEAGDLGKKTGEGFYSYD from the coding sequence ATGATTCGAGACGATATCGACCGAATCGGCGTCATCGGCGCCGGAACGATGGGAAGCGGTATCGCGCAGGTCGCAGCCACGACCGGGTACGACGTCGTCGTGCGCGACGTCGAGGCGGCGTACGTCGAGTCCGGATTCGAGACGATCGACGACAGTCTCGCGAGGCTCGCAGATCGAGACGCACTGACGGAGTCACCGTCGACGATCCGCGACCGCATCGACGGCACGACCGACCTCGAGGACGTCGCCGACTGCGACGTCGTCATCGAAGCCGTCCTCGAGCGGATGGACGTAAAGCGGGAGGTCTTCGCCGATCTAGAGCGAATCTGCGACGAGGACGTCCTCCTCGCGACCAACACGAGTACGCTCTCGATCACCTCGATCGCGTCGGCCCTCGATCGGCCTGATCGGGTCGTCGGCCTTCACTTCATGAACCCGGTTCCGATCATGGACGGCGTCGAGGTCGTCGTCGGCGAGAAGACGACCGCCCAGGCGGTCGAACTCGCTCACGACCTCGCCGAGGAGATGGGCAAAACGACCTGGGAGTCCGACGACAAACCGGGATTCGTGACCAATCGGATCCTCATGCCCTGGATCAACGAGGGCATTCGCGCCTACGACGAGGGTGTCGCTTCGAAAGAAGACGTCGACGCGGGCATGGAACTCGGCACGAACGTCCCGATGGGACCGCTGACGCTCGCAGATCACATCGGGCTCGACGTCTGCCTGCACGCGACTGAAACGCTCTACGAGGAACTCGGAGATCGGTACAAACCCGCGTACCTCTTAAAGCGAAAGGTGGAAGCGGGCGACCTCGGGAAGAAGACGGGCGAGGGATTCTACTCGTACGACTGA
- a CDS encoding HalOD1 output domain-containing protein: protein MSSYHTGENGRRRSIEDTVYRDETTGTYHVWVDANGSADPAVTSIITAVSVATGRDPLELETLSKTIDPDALERLLDHWHRPNGKRSRAIITFEYEGCRITITGDGSVEVDPIRSPLE, encoded by the coding sequence ATGTCCAGCTACCACACCGGTGAAAACGGGCGCCGACGCTCCATCGAGGATACAGTGTACCGGGACGAAACAACGGGGACGTACCACGTGTGGGTGGACGCGAACGGATCGGCCGATCCGGCGGTCACGTCGATCATCACGGCCGTCAGCGTCGCGACGGGTCGAGATCCGCTCGAACTCGAGACACTCTCGAAGACGATCGATCCGGACGCGCTCGAACGCTTGCTCGACCACTGGCACCGACCCAACGGCAAACGGTCGCGAGCAATCATAACGTTCGAGTACGAGGGGTGTCGGATCACGATTACCGGTGATGGCTCCGTGGAAGTCGATCCGATTCGTTCTCCGCTCGAATAG
- the thsA gene encoding thermosome subunit alpha: MFILSEDSQRTAGRDAQSSNIMAGKAVAEAVRTTLGPRGMDKMLVDSSGEVVITNDGATILEEMDIEHPAAQMIVEVAETQEAEVGDGTTTASVIAGNLLGEAEDLLEQDVHATTIVEGYHEAARIALEAIEDQVLDAAVDDELLAQVGESSMTGKGTGGLTPAELAETVVTAIDHVSDDDGVHRDDVSVYTQVGASTSATDLIEGIVVDEEPAHDSMPTTVEDADIAIIDVALEVRTGEVDAEYAIDSIDQLNAALDAEESELRGYAETIADSGVDVVFTTDDVDNRVASFLANEGILVYEDLGNSDVRSIASATGARRVGALADLSDDDFGHADRIRTERFGDEELTFIEGGDAAKAVTVFVRGGTNHVVDELERAVGDALDVVATARESGEVVPGAGASEIAIADRVRSEAAGIEGRKQLAVTAFADAIDIVPRTLATNTGRDPIDSLVDLRAAHEADGRAGLITDGETVTIDDPVEFGIVDPADVKREAIESAAEAATMIVRIDDVIAAE; this comes from the coding sequence ATGTTCATCCTCAGTGAAGACAGCCAGCGGACAGCGGGCCGAGACGCCCAGTCGTCGAACATCATGGCCGGAAAGGCCGTAGCCGAAGCGGTCCGAACGACCCTCGGACCGCGCGGCATGGACAAGATGCTCGTCGACTCGAGCGGCGAAGTCGTCATCACGAACGACGGTGCAACCATCTTAGAGGAGATGGACATCGAGCACCCCGCCGCACAGATGATCGTCGAAGTCGCCGAAACCCAGGAGGCCGAAGTGGGCGACGGAACGACGACCGCGTCAGTCATCGCCGGAAACCTCCTCGGCGAAGCAGAGGACCTCCTCGAACAGGACGTCCACGCGACGACGATCGTCGAAGGGTACCACGAGGCCGCTCGTATCGCGCTCGAGGCCATCGAAGATCAGGTACTAGACGCGGCCGTCGACGACGAGTTGCTCGCCCAGGTCGGCGAATCGAGCATGACCGGGAAGGGAACGGGCGGACTCACTCCCGCAGAGCTTGCCGAAACGGTCGTAACCGCGATCGATCACGTCAGCGACGACGACGGCGTCCACCGTGACGACGTCTCCGTTTACACGCAGGTCGGCGCGTCGACCAGCGCGACCGACCTGATCGAGGGGATCGTCGTCGACGAGGAGCCAGCTCACGATTCGATGCCGACGACCGTCGAGGACGCCGACATCGCGATTATCGACGTCGCACTCGAAGTGCGCACCGGGGAGGTCGACGCGGAGTACGCCATCGACTCCATCGACCAACTCAACGCCGCGCTCGATGCGGAAGAGTCCGAACTGCGCGGCTACGCCGAGACGATCGCCGACTCCGGCGTCGACGTCGTGTTCACGACCGACGACGTCGACAACCGCGTGGCCTCGTTCCTCGCAAACGAAGGCATCCTCGTCTACGAAGACCTCGGAAACTCCGATGTCCGATCGATCGCCTCCGCGACGGGGGCCCGACGTGTCGGCGCACTGGCTGACCTCTCCGACGACGACTTCGGACACGCAGACCGGATCCGCACCGAGCGGTTCGGCGACGAGGAACTGACGTTCATCGAAGGCGGCGACGCGGCAAAGGCGGTCACCGTCTTCGTCCGCGGCGGCACGAACCACGTCGTCGACGAACTCGAACGGGCCGTCGGCGACGCACTCGACGTCGTCGCGACCGCACGCGAATCCGGCGAGGTCGTCCCCGGTGCCGGAGCGAGCGAAATCGCGATCGCAGACCGCGTGCGCTCCGAAGCGGCCGGAATCGAAGGCCGCAAGCAGCTCGCCGTCACCGCGTTCGCTGACGCGATCGACATCGTCCCGCGAACGCTCGCGACCAACACCGGTCGCGACCCGATCGACTCGCTCGTCGATCTCCGCGCGGCCCACGAAGCTGACGGGCGTGCCGGGCTGATCACCGACGGCGAGACGGTCACGATCGACGACCCCGTCGAGTTCGGTATCGTCGACCCGGCAGACGTCAAGCGCGAGGCGATCGAGAGCGCCGCCGAGGCCGCGACGATGATCGTCCGCATCGACGACGTCATCGCCGCCGAGTAA
- a CDS encoding amidohydrolase family protein: protein MLELEHGFRVVDVNARLTPGDEPWPRDRGRPISPERLERELHQAGIVRAVVSPNPRPGTSYLQANNGVARLSVDRPFVAFARINGPRPSTPGPASRFRALLSDRRSECTSPADVEQYAYDDRFHGFVLDPGVDGIPDSAVLDQLESVNLPLILSIGRDGRPDAPVESLLGRSFPIILSHFGDRPLDRESMASTIELLDRFDTCFFDTSFVRYRELLERALVEHPDRVFFGSGAPATHPNVSVMEILTLDVSEDLLRRAFSKNACRVIDALSPTS, encoded by the coding sequence ATGCTGGAGCTGGAACACGGTTTTCGCGTCGTCGACGTCAACGCCCGACTGACGCCGGGCGACGAGCCGTGGCCACGAGACCGTGGTCGGCCGATTTCACCGGAACGACTCGAGCGGGAGCTACACCAGGCGGGTATCGTCAGAGCGGTCGTCAGTCCGAACCCGCGACCCGGGACTAGCTACCTCCAGGCCAACAACGGCGTCGCCCGTCTCAGCGTCGACCGACCGTTCGTGGCCTTCGCCCGAATCAACGGACCGCGTCCCAGTACCCCCGGTCCAGCGAGCCGGTTTCGAGCGCTCCTTTCCGACCGGCGGTCCGAGTGTACCTCCCCTGCGGACGTCGAACAGTACGCGTACGACGATCGATTCCACGGGTTCGTTCTCGACCCGGGCGTCGACGGGATCCCTGACTCAGCCGTACTCGACCAACTCGAATCGGTGAATCTTCCGCTCATCCTGTCGATCGGACGCGACGGTCGACCTGACGCGCCCGTCGAATCACTCCTCGGGCGGTCGTTTCCGATTATTCTCAGCCACTTCGGTGATCGACCGCTCGATCGCGAATCGATGGCGTCGACGATCGAACTGCTCGACCGATTCGATACCTGTTTCTTCGATACGAGTTTCGTGCGGTATCGAGAACTACTAGAGCGAGCGCTGGTAGAACATCCCGACCGCGTCTTCTTCGGCAGCGGCGCGCCGGCGACCCATCCGAACGTCTCGGTCATGGAAATACTGACGCTCGACGTCTCCGAGGATCTATTACGTCGGGCATTTTCGAAAAACGCCTGTCGCGTCATCGATGCGCTTTCACCGACGTCGTGA
- a CDS encoding enoyl-CoA hydratase/isomerase family protein, protein MRSVGSGLAAIDRDGPRADIYLSRPRKRNALTVDLIKDLTEAFRRVDADDDIRAITLLGSGDAFCAGIDFDQLQELSKLSTIADEAFPQLLSTIERARQPVVAGIKQTAPATAFELTLACDLRVLGDDATYGLIETSLGTFPQGGGTQRLPRLIGLSKAMELIYTGSYIEPDEAASIGLVHHVVDADDVDETAKSVADDLCTKAPLAVQNAKRALRAALDTPLDQGLAYERSLGRELEDTRDFREGFEARIEDRDPTFTGE, encoded by the coding sequence ATGCGTTCTGTCGGGAGCGGTCTGGCTGCGATCGATCGAGACGGTCCTCGTGCGGATATCTACCTCTCGCGTCCGCGAAAGCGAAACGCGTTGACCGTCGATTTAATCAAAGATTTGACCGAAGCGTTCCGTCGTGTCGATGCGGACGACGATATCCGCGCGATCACGTTGCTCGGTTCCGGCGACGCGTTCTGTGCCGGCATCGATTTCGACCAGTTACAGGAACTTTCGAAGCTGTCGACGATCGCCGACGAGGCGTTCCCGCAGTTGCTCTCGACGATCGAACGGGCCCGACAGCCCGTCGTCGCCGGAATCAAACAGACGGCGCCGGCGACGGCGTTCGAACTAACGCTTGCCTGCGATCTGCGTGTACTCGGCGACGACGCCACGTACGGTCTCATCGAAACGTCTCTCGGGACGTTTCCCCAGGGTGGTGGAACCCAGCGGTTACCTCGACTCATCGGTCTCTCGAAGGCGATGGAACTGATCTACACGGGTTCGTACATCGAACCCGATGAGGCGGCATCGATCGGCCTCGTCCATCACGTCGTCGACGCCGACGACGTCGACGAGACGGCCAAATCCGTCGCCGACGATCTCTGCACGAAGGCCCCGCTGGCGGTCCAGAACGCAAAACGCGCCCTTCGTGCGGCGCTCGATACCCCGCTCGATCAGGGCCTCGCCTACGAGCGTTCGCTCGGACGCGAACTGGAAGACACCCGAGATTTCCGCGAGGGATTCGAGGCCCGAATCGAAGACCGCGACCCCACCTTTACCGGCGAGTGA
- a CDS encoding glycosyltransferase family 2 protein — MKLSVVVPTLNDRETLHSCLDALSSQLPAESELIVVNGPSTDGTSGTVRERQDVDVLVEISERESGVARNAGIEVATGSAVGFVAATHTVEPGWYQAVETALSSDSDVVTGPVKRADSIPTERDPVRFAGRSITVFSAGNVVFDRTVLDRLDGFDENLSHASARDVAHRIGAGEYVVTWSADMAVTRDREKSDEPENWGGRYRSLSYRLAKNYGPRPTVFTNTVGSAIRDGLHGVREIASGETTPTTWIRDGVAVVSNTLAGLWHGFGARYRDRSETRNPNGVSSRHDRAVQVYDRRTRGEE, encoded by the coding sequence ATGAAGCTCTCGGTGGTGGTCCCGACGCTCAACGATCGGGAGACCCTCCACTCGTGTCTCGACGCGCTGTCGTCGCAACTACCGGCCGAGAGCGAACTCATCGTGGTCAACGGTCCGTCGACGGACGGCACGTCCGGCACCGTTCGGGAACGGCAAGACGTCGACGTCCTGGTCGAAATCTCAGAGCGCGAGTCCGGCGTCGCTCGAAACGCCGGCATCGAAGTCGCCACCGGGTCCGCCGTCGGGTTCGTCGCCGCGACGCACACCGTCGAACCGGGATGGTATCAGGCGGTCGAGACGGCACTGTCGTCGGATTCTGACGTCGTCACTGGTCCGGTCAAGCGAGCGGATTCGATACCGACTGAACGGGATCCCGTTCGGTTCGCCGGTCGCTCGATCACCGTCTTCTCCGCCGGCAACGTGGTATTCGACCGAACGGTACTGGACCGGTTGGACGGTTTCGACGAAAACCTCTCACACGCCAGCGCGCGCGACGTCGCCCACAGGATCGGCGCCGGTGAGTACGTCGTCACGTGGAGTGCGGACATGGCCGTAACGCGAGACCGGGAGAAATCGGATGAACCCGAGAACTGGGGTGGACGCTATCGGTCTCTCAGCTATCGGCTCGCGAAGAACTACGGCCCGAGGCCGACGGTATTCACAAACACCGTCGGTAGCGCGATCCGTGACGGACTACACGGCGTCAGAGAAATCGCCAGCGGTGAAACCACCCCCACGACGTGGATACGAGACGGCGTCGCCGTCGTTAGCAATACGCTCGCTGGGTTGTGGCACGGATTCGGTGCCAGGTACCGGGATCGATCCGAAACGCGCAATCCGAACGGCGTCTCGAGTCGTCACGATCGAGCCGTCCAGGTCTACGACCGTCGAACCCGCGGAGAAGAGTGA
- a CDS encoding class I SAM-dependent methyltransferase — MKGQEWYQADDIAAEYDDKRFSRGGQLIDQREKRAVLDAVSPLEGKRVLEIACGTGRFTIMMADRGGDVVGLDISAAMLQQGREKADRAGVSDTLEFIRGDAARLPFPDDHFDCVVAMRFFHLADDPQAFLAEMRRVSRGRIVFDTFNRFSTRSIYNWALPMGSRLYSRREVEALADSQDLEIVDAQHDFILPYGLYRITPNFLASPLRRVGSGVGSIPKADRLASVSFWTTELE, encoded by the coding sequence GTGAAAGGACAGGAGTGGTACCAGGCCGACGACATCGCCGCCGAGTACGACGACAAGCGCTTCTCGCGGGGCGGTCAGTTGATCGACCAGCGCGAGAAGCGAGCCGTTCTCGACGCGGTTTCTCCCCTGGAGGGAAAGCGAGTCCTCGAAATAGCGTGCGGGACCGGTCGGTTCACAATCATGATGGCAGACCGCGGCGGAGACGTCGTCGGACTCGACATCTCCGCTGCGATGCTCCAGCAAGGTCGGGAAAAAGCCGACCGGGCGGGCGTCTCTGACACGCTCGAGTTCATCAGGGGCGACGCCGCACGGCTCCCATTTCCGGACGACCACTTCGACTGCGTGGTCGCAATGCGATTTTTCCACCTCGCAGACGACCCGCAGGCGTTCTTAGCGGAAATGCGTCGCGTCTCGCGTGGTCGAATCGTCTTCGATACCTTCAATCGCTTTTCGACGCGAAGCATCTACAACTGGGCCCTTCCGATGGGTTCGCGTCTGTACTCGAGACGCGAAGTAGAGGCGTTAGCTGACTCGCAGGATCTGGAAATCGTCGACGCCCAGCACGATTTCATCCTGCCGTACGGACTCTATCGAATTACGCCGAACTTCCTGGCCTCGCCGCTGCGACGCGTCGGGAGCGGCGTCGGCTCAATTCCGAAAGCGGACAGACTCGCGTCGGTTTCGTTCTGGACGACCGAACTCGAGTAA
- a CDS encoding helix-turn-helix domain-containing protein codes for MSTTAEEAASPDPPHSNAEYRDRLRELPPSAKLVAKVLESDAPLSQGQLVEESLLPDRTVRYALNRLEEVGLVDSRYSFKDARKHVYFLTR; via the coding sequence ATGAGCACGACCGCAGAGGAAGCTGCCAGTCCCGACCCACCACATTCGAACGCGGAGTACCGTGACCGCCTGCGCGAGCTACCACCCAGCGCAAAACTCGTCGCAAAAGTTCTCGAATCTGACGCGCCGCTCTCGCAGGGTCAACTCGTCGAGGAATCCCTGCTGCCCGATCGAACCGTTCGATACGCACTCAACCGCCTCGAGGAAGTCGGTCTCGTCGATTCGCGGTACAGTTTCAAAGACGCGAGAAAGCACGTGTACTTCCTTACGCGTTGA
- a CDS encoding MBL fold metallo-hydrolase yields the protein MEVARVSVPVESSAPGGRTNAYVLGRDPAVLVDPGARTDELDEVVEDRGVEYVVCTHTHPDHVGALRWYANRHDLTTWALSDFADRFESATGLVPDATVVDGDRIHLGGESVRVIALAGHAADHVGIELPDDGPLCCGDCAIARGSVAIAGPDADMSAYLDSLRRLESLDPSALLPGHGPIIDHPSTTIQGLVHHRLRRENRIRRAVEAGARTIDEVLEASYDKPLDGVASLARKTVATHLVKLDDDGVVVWDGNRARPRRGRT from the coding sequence ATGGAGGTTGCTCGCGTCTCCGTCCCCGTCGAGTCGTCTGCCCCTGGTGGACGGACGAACGCGTACGTTCTCGGGCGCGATCCGGCCGTCCTCGTCGATCCGGGCGCGCGAACTGACGAACTGGACGAAGTGGTCGAAGACCGGGGCGTCGAATACGTCGTCTGTACCCATACTCATCCGGATCACGTGGGTGCCCTCCGCTGGTACGCGAACCGACACGATCTCACGACGTGGGCGCTCTCCGACTTCGCCGATCGATTCGAGTCGGCGACCGGACTCGTCCCCGACGCCACCGTCGTCGACGGCGATCGAATCCACCTGGGCGGCGAGTCGGTACGGGTGATCGCGCTTGCCGGACACGCCGCCGATCACGTCGGGATCGAACTTCCGGACGACGGCCCCCTCTGTTGCGGTGACTGTGCCATCGCTCGCGGAAGCGTCGCCATCGCCGGCCCTGACGCGGACATGTCCGCCTATCTCGATTCGCTCCGTCGTCTCGAATCGCTCGATCCGTCCGCCTTGCTCCCCGGACACGGCCCGATCATCGACCACCCATCGACTACGATCCAAGGGCTCGTACACCACCGTCTCCGGCGGGAAAACCGTATTCGTCGGGCCGTCGAGGCGGGCGCCCGGACGATCGACGAAGTGCTCGAGGCGAGTTACGACAAACCCCTCGACGGCGTCGCGTCGCTCGCACGGAAAACGGTTGCGACGCATCTCGTGAAACTCGACGACGACGGCGTCGTCGTCTGGGACGGAAACCGCGCTCGTCCGCGACGCGGTCGAACGTAG
- a CDS encoding YkgJ family cysteine cluster protein yields the protein MDSLETELARARDLDPSVLAGAIESIGFECTHCGACCRSESDSDCSPSNTDTPDGGTSHTATVFPDEVRSLVGNTDGQTDWRDVARPMPFGLEKSPDGTTVGETFEWALQTTACGDCVFYDDGSEAGGCRVHADRPLICRTYPFSLALGGTSQPMGTAVDGEGLVRAHECEGLGREIDRDDALSLARALKARAIRELEEAIALVERYEPIESTDRIVVHDAEGPKRPDGSSISE from the coding sequence GTGGACTCCCTCGAAACGGAACTCGCTCGGGCTCGCGACCTCGATCCGTCGGTGCTCGCCGGTGCGATCGAATCGATCGGATTCGAGTGTACCCACTGTGGGGCCTGTTGTCGGTCCGAATCCGATTCGGACTGTAGTCCGTCGAACACGGACACGCCCGACGGAGGTACGTCTCACACGGCGACGGTGTTCCCCGACGAAGTGCGCTCCCTCGTCGGGAACACGGACGGTCAGACGGACTGGCGGGACGTCGCGCGTCCGATGCCGTTCGGTCTCGAGAAATCGCCCGATGGGACGACCGTCGGGGAGACGTTCGAGTGGGCACTACAGACGACCGCGTGTGGCGATTGCGTCTTCTACGACGATGGATCCGAGGCCGGCGGCTGTCGGGTCCACGCCGACCGGCCGCTGATCTGTCGAACGTATCCGTTCAGCCTCGCTCTCGGAGGAACGAGCCAACCGATGGGTACGGCCGTCGACGGCGAGGGGCTCGTGCGGGCCCACGAGTGTGAGGGCCTCGGTCGAGAAATCGATCGCGACGATGCGCTCTCGCTCGCTCGCGCGCTCAAAGCGCGGGCGATCCGCGAGCTCGAAGAGGCGATCGCGCTCGTCGAACGGTACGAGCCGATCGAGTCGACCGATCGAATCGTCGTACACGACGCCGAAGGGCCAAAGCGCCCCGACGGTTCGTCGATCTCGGAGTAA
- a CDS encoding TRAM domain-containing protein, which translates to MEISEKLLCLFSTDVSEEDDRYLIEVPKHEITTGDVEPGTVYRVALIERSTNAQSESTTSAAQSTQTRTDEPQPPVDVGETRYVEIEDIGKQGDGIARVERGYVIIVPGADVGERVKVEVSEVKSNFAVGEIIEDTF; encoded by the coding sequence ATGGAAATCTCTGAAAAGCTCCTGTGTCTGTTCAGCACGGACGTTTCCGAAGAAGACGACCGGTATCTCATCGAAGTACCCAAACACGAAATCACGACGGGCGACGTCGAGCCCGGAACGGTCTACCGGGTGGCGCTGATCGAACGCTCGACGAACGCGCAGAGTGAGTCCACGACGTCGGCCGCGCAGTCGACGCAGACCCGCACGGACGAGCCACAGCCGCCGGTCGACGTCGGCGAAACGCGATACGTCGAGATCGAGGACATCGGCAAACAGGGCGACGGCATCGCTCGAGTCGAACGCGGCTACGTCATCATCGTCCCGGGCGCCGACGTTGGCGAGCGAGTCAAGGTCGAAGTGAGCGAGGTCAAATCGAACTTCGCCGTCGGAGAAATTATCGAAGACACCTTCTGA